From one Pontibacillus sp. HMF3514 genomic stretch:
- the yppF gene encoding YppF family protein produces MHLNELIQAYEREKLEAPETADQLLDFCQKQYINGSLSSQSYRELFQQLHQEGAESPHKETEPV; encoded by the coding sequence ATGCACCTAAACGAGCTGATTCAAGCCTATGAGAGAGAGAAATTGGAAGCCCCGGAAACCGCTGATCAATTACTGGACTTTTGTCAAAAGCAGTACATTAATGGCAGCCTTTCCTCTCAATCTTACCGAGAACTGTTTCAGCAACTCCACCAAGAAGGTGCAGAATCACCTCACAAAGAAACCGAACCTGTTTAA
- a CDS encoding DUF4349 domain-containing protein: MKKIIIGSMCLLLLLLAACSNDQSNEDAASDGSAEGESASTKDSEMNKEESKQSEGNQSYDSVTNGSEESDVNLTNQKEKMMIYKANISIETKDYEQYNVELRKLIQKHNGYMVSSSTRKGENDQTTATIKLRVPQQQFDPFKNGLKPLNGEIVSSNTDGQDVTKEYVDLKSRLAAKKKVEERLLTFLEKADNTDNLLAVSKDLERVQEEIEVIQGKMNYLKNQSDFSTITLHIQETKVIIPKAEKEELQTWAKTKQTFINSVQNMQKFFSFLFIGIVGYSPVLVLFVLAGVLIFFVRRYVRKRHQEE, encoded by the coding sequence TGTTTACTACTTCTCTTGCTCGCCGCTTGCAGCAATGATCAAAGTAATGAAGATGCCGCAAGTGACGGAAGCGCTGAAGGAGAATCAGCTAGTACAAAAGATAGTGAAATGAACAAAGAAGAATCAAAGCAATCTGAAGGAAATCAATCGTATGATTCCGTTACCAATGGAAGCGAAGAAAGTGACGTGAACTTAACAAATCAAAAAGAGAAAATGATGATTTATAAAGCCAATATCAGTATTGAAACGAAGGATTATGAACAATACAATGTTGAACTCAGAAAGCTTATCCAAAAACATAATGGTTATATGGTGAGTTCCTCTACTCGTAAGGGAGAAAATGATCAAACAACAGCCACAATTAAATTAAGAGTACCCCAACAGCAATTTGATCCTTTTAAAAATGGACTTAAGCCATTAAACGGAGAAATTGTTTCTAGTAATACAGATGGTCAGGATGTAACAAAGGAGTATGTCGATCTGAAATCACGATTGGCAGCTAAGAAAAAAGTAGAGGAACGTCTGCTTACCTTTTTAGAAAAAGCTGATAATACGGATAACCTATTAGCTGTTTCAAAAGATTTGGAGCGCGTACAAGAGGAAATTGAAGTCATTCAAGGCAAGATGAATTACTTGAAAAATCAAAGTGACTTTTCTACCATCACCCTTCACATTCAAGAAACGAAGGTGATCATCCCTAAAGCTGAAAAAGAAGAGCTACAAACATGGGCGAAAACGAAACAAACGTTTATCAATTCCGTACAAAACATGCAAAAATTCTTCTCTTTCCTGTTTATTGGAATCGTTGGTTACTCCCCTGTTTTAGTCTTATTTGTCTTAGCTGGTGTGCTGATTTTCTTCGTAAGAAGGTATGTAAGAAAGCGACATCAAGAAGAGTAA